One Tamlana carrageenivorans genomic region harbors:
- a CDS encoding IS4 family transposase, with protein MNKSKNFSGHPIIKQVLNFILPKDVHRTAKKHNSDRYTKKFTTYEHLATMVFTMISGCSSLREVSSIMLACEGKINHLGLTDFPKRSTLSDANRRRSSEVFADIYHLLYKRYHRFLSDSRPLEPAVKNLKIVDSSTIPLFSDILKGVGRNPLNGKKKGGIKMHTMINAMEDVPCLIKFSSAATHDHTFLKDLELKKGSYVVFDKGYVDYEQYQKWTLEDVYFVTRQKDNARYTSLEEFDIPNKVDDAVLKDEKIGLTDKNGNAFSLRRIAFWHEKHQKVYEFITNNYDLDADKIADIYKNRWQIETMFKRLKQNFPLKYFLGDNQNAIEIQIWVSLIIQLIMLVIQRKAQRNWAYSNMMSVIRYHLMTYIDLFKFLKNPEANWEEITTKNIGQLSLFDP; from the coding sequence ATGAATAAAAGTAAAAACTTTAGCGGACACCCCATAATCAAACAGGTATTAAATTTCATTTTGCCCAAAGATGTTCATCGGACAGCCAAAAAGCACAACAGCGATCGCTATACCAAAAAGTTTACCACCTATGAGCATTTGGCCACTATGGTATTTACCATGATCAGTGGCTGTAGCTCACTTCGTGAGGTTTCCAGTATTATGCTTGCCTGCGAGGGAAAGATCAACCATCTAGGACTCACGGACTTTCCAAAACGCAGTACCTTGTCAGATGCTAACAGGAGAAGAAGCTCTGAAGTATTTGCCGATATTTATCATTTACTCTACAAACGTTACCATCGCTTTTTATCGGACAGCAGACCCTTAGAACCTGCAGTGAAGAACCTTAAAATCGTTGATTCCTCGACCATCCCCCTATTTAGCGACATTCTTAAAGGTGTAGGAAGGAACCCGCTCAACGGCAAAAAGAAAGGAGGTATCAAGATGCATACTATGATAAACGCCATGGAAGACGTTCCTTGTCTGATTAAGTTTTCAAGCGCGGCCACGCACGACCACACCTTTTTAAAAGACCTGGAACTCAAGAAGGGCTCTTATGTGGTTTTTGACAAAGGGTATGTGGATTATGAGCAATACCAAAAATGGACACTGGAAGATGTTTACTTTGTGACTCGGCAAAAGGACAATGCTCGCTATACAAGCCTTGAAGAGTTTGATATCCCCAATAAAGTGGACGATGCTGTCTTAAAGGACGAAAAAATAGGGCTTACGGACAAAAACGGCAATGCTTTTTCCCTGAGGAGAATCGCTTTTTGGCACGAAAAGCACCAAAAAGTTTATGAGTTCATCACTAATAATTATGATCTTGATGCAGACAAAATAGCCGACATCTATAAAAATAGGTGGCAGATTGAGACGATGTTCAAGCGGCTTAAACAGAACTTTCCGCTAAAGTATTTTTTGGGAGACAATCAAAATGCCATCGAAATACAAATCTGGGTCAGTTTGATAATCCAGCTCATTATGCTTGTGATCCAAAGAAAAGCCCAAAGAAACTGGGCTTATTCCAATATGATGTCCGTCATACGATACCATTTGATGACATATATCGATTTGTTCAAATTCCTGAAAAACCCAGAAGCTAATTGGGAAGAGATTACAACCAAAAACATTGGGCAATTAAGCCTTTTTGACCCATAA
- a CDS encoding IS982 family transposase yields MNNLSANYERILEVLRKISKEQLLSYQRRQPKLSDLELISLSLTAEFMGIDSENDLFRKLPDSLLSKIERSVYNRRRRKLVNKLNSIRLSLASHFNEFEDYFVVDSMPLEVCKLSRSSRSKICKENTYAFPDKGYCAAQSSNYYGYKLHAVCSVNGVFQSIDLSPASVHDINYLKDIKMQISDCTLIGDKGYLSTEIQLNLFETCNITLNTPMRSNQKNYKVQPYVFRKKRKRIETLFSQLCDQFMIRRNYAKTFEGFKTRIVAKITALTTIQYINKFIFGRNINNIKINII; encoded by the coding sequence ATGAACAACTTGAGTGCAAATTACGAAAGAATATTGGAAGTATTAAGAAAAATATCGAAAGAACAACTTTTAAGTTATCAAAGACGACAACCAAAGCTTAGTGATTTAGAACTTATCAGCTTGAGTCTTACTGCCGAATTTATGGGAATAGATAGTGAAAATGACCTTTTTAGAAAACTTCCAGATTCCCTATTATCAAAAATAGAGAGAAGTGTCTACAATAGAAGAAGACGAAAACTAGTTAATAAGCTCAACAGTATCAGGTTAAGCTTAGCTTCCCATTTTAATGAATTTGAAGATTATTTTGTAGTAGATAGTATGCCTTTAGAAGTTTGTAAATTATCACGCAGTTCTCGTTCAAAGATTTGTAAAGAAAACACTTATGCATTTCCAGATAAAGGTTATTGTGCAGCTCAAAGTTCTAATTATTACGGTTATAAACTGCACGCTGTTTGTTCTGTAAATGGTGTCTTTCAAAGTATCGATTTGAGTCCAGCATCTGTACACGATATTAATTATCTTAAAGATATTAAGATGCAAATAAGCGATTGTACATTAATTGGTGATAAAGGCTATTTATCAACAGAAATACAGCTTAACTTGTTTGAAACCTGTAATATAACGCTAAATACACCTATGAGAAGCAATCAAAAAAATTACAAAGTACAGCCTTATGTATTTAGAAAAAAGAGGAAAAGGATAGAAACATTATTTTCACAACTTTGTGACCAATTTATGATAAGACGCAATTATGCTAAAACTTTTGAAGGTTTTAAAACAAGAATCGTAGCTAAGATAACTGCTTTAACAACTATTCAGTATATCAATAAGTTTATTTTTGGGAGAAACATTAATAATATTAAAATTAACATTATTTAA
- a CDS encoding NAD(P)/FAD-dependent oxidoreductase, with amino-acid sequence MTNNNFEVIIIGGGYAGLSAALSLGRSLRKVLIIEGNSPSANKRSKFSYNFITQDGIKPESILKQAKDQILKYDTLKFISDIAISVQKSNDLCFINTFSGHKFNSKKIIFATGIKYIYPKIKGFSECWGVSIIHCSGCHGYEFKNKKTAILANGDSAFMFISIVLNLTDKISILTNGESSFSPMQLEKLNSRKIQIIESKIKEIQHVEGVIKNVVFDNNISSDFEVLYAFPELNQKSELPSKLGCQFTDDGLIKVDSYNRTTVNGVYACGDNSSDRRSISNAVVNGHLAGATVNLELSIESF; translated from the coding sequence ATGACAAATAATAATTTTGAAGTAATAATAATAGGTGGAGGTTATGCAGGCTTATCAGCCGCATTGTCTCTCGGACGCTCTTTGAGAAAAGTTTTAATTATTGAAGGTAACTCACCTTCTGCAAACAAAAGGAGTAAGTTTTCTTATAATTTTATAACTCAAGATGGAATAAAACCAGAATCAATATTAAAACAAGCAAAAGATCAAATTTTAAAATACGATACACTTAAATTTATTTCCGATATAGCTATATCGGTCCAAAAAAGTAATGATCTTTGTTTTATTAATACTTTCTCTGGGCATAAATTTAATTCTAAAAAAATAATCTTTGCCACTGGAATTAAATATATATATCCTAAGATTAAAGGTTTTTCCGAATGTTGGGGAGTGTCTATTATTCACTGTAGTGGCTGCCATGGATATGAATTCAAAAATAAAAAGACGGCAATTTTAGCAAATGGAGATTCAGCTTTCATGTTCATTTCAATTGTCTTAAACCTCACAGATAAAATCTCTATTCTAACAAATGGAGAAAGCAGTTTTTCTCCAATGCAACTCGAAAAACTTAATTCACGTAAAATTCAAATCATTGAATCTAAAATAAAAGAAATTCAACATGTTGAAGGGGTTATAAAGAACGTTGTATTTGATAACAATATAAGTAGTGATTTTGAAGTTTTATATGCGTTTCCTGAATTAAATCAAAAAAGTGAGCTCCCATCAAAATTAGGTTGTCAGTTTACAGATGATGGTCTTATTAAGGTGGATAGTTACAATAGAACAACAGTTAATGGTGTATATGCCTGCGGTGATAACAGTTCTGATAGGCGTTCAATTTCTAATGCTGTTGTTAATGGTCACCTTGCAGGAGCGACAGTAAATTTAGAGTTATCAATAGAAAGTTTCTAA
- a CDS encoding site-specific integrase, whose protein sequence is MTIMSAKSTFSILFWIYNKDEVNNQGIVYARITVDGKRSNISLKRKVDILRWDKKLQRLNGTTEEVKSFNQFLSSIYTQIFQIYQDLRLKGELITTELIKAHYLGETDEQKTLRGLLNYHNAKIEVTLSKGTIKNFHVTEKYIGYYLRDIHKTSDVYLKQLNYRFLMEFEQYLHNFWPKGHPKSMSHNTVMKHIQRFRKIATLGYHMEWMSKDPFIRWKPKWERREREFLSPDELARLESKKLYLERLDRVRDLFVFSCYTIISYVDVMQLNSKSIGKGVDNEDWILIKRQKTDIPVKVPLLDKALEIIKKYRGHPITQVSGTLLPVITNEKLNLYLKEVAELCEIDKNLTFHMARHTFATTVTLSNGVPIETVSKLLGHNKISTTQIYSRVVETKISQDMVELKNVLNIKANQKAHKNSREFGMRIV, encoded by the coding sequence ATGACAATTATGAGTGCAAAATCCACGTTTTCAATTTTGTTTTGGATTTACAACAAAGATGAGGTAAATAATCAAGGGATTGTTTATGCCAGAATTACCGTAGACGGTAAACGTTCTAATATTAGCCTGAAACGAAAGGTTGATATTTTAAGATGGGATAAAAAATTACAAAGACTAAATGGAACTACAGAAGAGGTAAAATCTTTTAACCAGTTTTTGAGCAGTATTTATACCCAAATATTTCAAATTTATCAGGACTTAAGATTAAAAGGAGAATTAATTACTACAGAACTTATTAAAGCTCATTATTTAGGTGAAACTGATGAACAGAAAACACTTCGAGGTCTATTAAATTATCATAATGCCAAAATTGAGGTTACTCTGAGCAAGGGTACGATTAAAAATTTCCATGTAACGGAGAAATATATTGGATATTATTTAAGAGATATTCATAAGACTTCAGATGTCTATTTGAAACAGTTAAATTATAGGTTCCTTATGGAATTTGAACAATATTTACATAATTTCTGGCCTAAAGGACATCCTAAATCTATGTCTCATAACACCGTTATGAAACATATTCAAAGGTTTAGAAAGATTGCAACATTGGGATATCATATGGAATGGATGAGTAAGGATCCATTTATTAGGTGGAAACCCAAATGGGAGAGACGTGAACGAGAATTTTTGTCCCCAGATGAATTGGCTAGACTAGAAAGTAAGAAGCTTTATTTAGAACGTTTGGATAGAGTTCGTGACTTATTTGTCTTTAGTTGCTACACAATAATTAGTTATGTGGATGTTATGCAACTGAATTCAAAGAGTATTGGTAAGGGTGTAGATAATGAGGATTGGATACTAATTAAAAGACAGAAAACAGATATCCCTGTTAAAGTGCCGTTGTTAGATAAGGCTCTTGAGATTATTAAAAAGTACAGAGGACATCCAATAACACAGGTGTCTGGAACACTTCTCCCCGTCATCACAAATGAGAAGTTAAATTTGTATCTCAAGGAGGTCGCTGAGCTTTGTGAAATTGATAAAAATTTGACATTCCACATGGCAAGGCATACGTTTGCAACTACCGTGACTTTAAGTAATGGTGTTCCAATAGAGACTGTTTCGAAACTACTGGGGCATAACAAAATTTCAACAACACAGATTTATTCAAGAGTAGTGGAAACTAAAATTAGTCAAGATATGGTTGAATTGAAGAATGTTTTGAACATTAAGGCTAACCAAAAAGCTCATAAAAATAGTCGAGAATTCGGTATGCGAATAGTTTAA
- a CDS encoding SOS response-associated peptidase translates to MCFHTSTITKTKKLEQHFKVTLSSEDIRTIFDKPQYHLNGFSHPNMLVIPQQKSEVLAPGIWGIVPDHKTPEHILSYYKEAVKYGGGLNARSEKLFDHFIYKKAIHEQRCIIPVSGFYEPHEHQKKKYPFFIQNKEQKPLALAGIYSVIGSYITFSIITKNASPFFAKVHNVKKRQPLILDAEHAKSWLDPNLTTTQITDITNFFYPESHLQTHTVSKDLFSPKTDSNIARILDPVEYDGIPIGSLNFIFLSFSMV, encoded by the coding sequence ATGTGTTTTCATACATCGACCATTACAAAAACAAAAAAGCTAGAACAGCATTTTAAAGTGACATTAAGTAGCGAAGACATTCGCACCATTTTCGATAAACCACAATATCACTTAAATGGATTTTCACATCCTAACATGCTCGTAATTCCGCAGCAAAAGAGTGAAGTTTTAGCGCCAGGAATTTGGGGCATTGTGCCAGATCATAAAACCCCCGAACACATTTTGTCCTACTACAAAGAAGCGGTGAAATATGGCGGCGGACTCAATGCGCGCTCTGAAAAGTTGTTTGATCATTTCATATACAAAAAAGCGATACACGAACAGCGGTGTATCATTCCTGTATCAGGTTTTTACGAACCTCACGAACATCAAAAAAAGAAATACCCGTTTTTTATTCAAAATAAAGAGCAGAAACCCTTGGCTCTAGCAGGTATTTATTCTGTAATAGGAAGTTATATTACGTTTTCTATTATTACTAAAAACGCTTCGCCATTTTTCGCTAAAGTACATAATGTTAAAAAACGACAGCCTTTAATTTTAGATGCAGAGCATGCAAAATCTTGGCTAGATCCAAATCTTACCACAACACAAATTACTGATATCACAAACTTCTTTTATCCAGAAAGTCATTTACAAACGCACACGGTTAGTAAAGATCTTTTTTCTCCAAAGACGGATAGTAACATAGCGCGTATTTTAGATCCCGTAGAATATGATGGTATTCCCATTGGTAGCCTTAATTTCATTTTTCTGAGTTTTTCGATGGTGTGA
- a CDS encoding carboxypeptidase-like regulatory domain-containing protein — MYKKLNYFLFFILIILQLKLSAQETKDINGLVFSKDSVSVENIHIFNSSLNKGTITNKKGEFRIMTRINDTLVISSIGIKKKQVVILESHHNKKNKLSIEVHIQITDLDEIILSSHGLSGNLNQDIENLKKPLSISPSDVGLPYQNFERLTYNERQLQLARGFGLVSLMNTISGRTKMLKSHVDLDNRIKSVNTARKMFNDDFIISLGIPTDKVNEFWYYCESDSNIEQIINEDNFENILIFLSKKVKSFLG, encoded by the coding sequence ATGTATAAAAAGTTAAACTACTTTTTATTTTTTATTTTAATAATCTTACAATTAAAACTATCAGCACAAGAAACTAAAGATATTAATGGATTAGTATTTTCTAAAGACTCTGTCTCCGTAGAGAATATTCATATTTTCAACTCTTCACTTAATAAAGGGACAATAACAAACAAGAAAGGGGAGTTTAGAATAATGACTCGAATTAATGACACTTTAGTAATATCCTCAATAGGTATTAAAAAAAAGCAAGTGGTTATTCTTGAATCTCATCACAATAAAAAAAATAAACTATCAATTGAAGTTCATATTCAAATTACCGACCTTGATGAAATAATTTTGAGTTCACACGGATTATCAGGCAATCTTAATCAAGATATTGAAAATTTAAAAAAACCATTAAGTATATCTCCAAGTGATGTTGGACTTCCTTACCAAAATTTTGAGAGACTTACCTACAACGAACGGCAACTTCAATTAGCGAGAGGCTTTGGATTAGTTTCATTAATGAATACAATTTCTGGACGCACAAAGATGCTTAAAAGCCATGTGGATTTAGATAACAGGATAAAGTCTGTTAACACAGCTAGAAAGATGTTTAATGATGATTTTATAATAAGCCTTGGAATCCCTACTGATAAAGTAAACGAATTTTGGTATTACTGCGAATCCGATTCAAATATCGAACAAATAATCAATGAAGATAACTTTGAAAATATATTGATTTTCTTATCCAAAAAAGTTAAATCATTTTTAGGGTAA